From Mytilus edulis chromosome 8, xbMytEdul2.2, whole genome shotgun sequence, one genomic window encodes:
- the LOC139484137 gene encoding fibropellin-3-like, with protein MGLEQTICHMDTDTISCALYSAMTIINSTDGRNDGTTCANGHGPYSSGFPCTMDSTDWVTQRCQNKQTCSFEPRSIGIDPCPNKYKYMTVSYTCSDVDECASLPCKNGGTCADMVNGYICTCNLGYTGLQCEENIDECASTPCQNGGTCADLINRYTCTCDSGYKGILCDESK; from the exons ATGG gCCTTGAACAAACTATTTGTCACATGGATACAGACACCATATCATGTGCCTTGTATTCAGCTATGACAATAATTAATTCAACGGATGGGAGAAATGATGGAACAACGTGCGCAAATGGCCATGGTCCATACTCCAGTGGTTTTCCTTGCACCATGGACTCAACAGATTGGGTCACACAAAGATGTCAGAACAAGCAGACCTGTTCCTTTGAACCAAGATCAATTGGTATTGACCCATGcccaaataaatataaatacatgacAGTTTCATACACATGTTCAG atgttGACGAGTGTGCTTCACTTCCATGTAAAAATGGTGGAACATGTGCAGATATGGTCAATGGATATATTTGTACCTGTAACTTGGGATACACGGGACTTCAATGTGAAGAAA ATATTGACGAATGCGCTTCAACTCCGTGTCAAAATGGTGGAACATGTGCAGATTTGATCAATAGATACACTTGTACTTGTGATTCAGGATACAAAGGAATTCTCTGTGACGAAAGTAAgtga
- the LOC139485742 gene encoding neurogenic locus Notch protein-like isoform X1 — protein sequence MYGRLKYILLLFLFHQRDKITVYGLEQIICQLDTDTVSCDLYSVMTITSSSYGRHDGTTCTSYHAPYTNGFPCIIDSTNWVKQHCENKQMCSIRPGDIGVDPCVSDFKYMTVYYTCSVSDIDECASNPCQHGGVCTDGINGYICTCDSGYAGNNCEENFDECGSNPCQNGGTCSDVINGYTCNCYPAYQGTDCTERNDLFDVKYTLEEHESTHFSITALLMLSRLNCARMCTLNHDCYGFEYNVTGHTCQMISAISTSAFGKVNYYVKQF from the exons GCCTTGAACAAATTATATGTCAATTGGATACAGACACGGTATCATGTGATTTATATTCAGTAATGACAATAACTAGTTCTAGCTATGGCAGACATGATGGAACAACATGCACTAGTTACCATGCACCATACACCAATGGTTTTCCATGCATCATTGACTCAACAAATTGGGTTAAACAACATTGTGAGAACAAACAGATGTGCTCTATTCGGCCAGGTGACATTGGTGTGGACCCATGTGTTAGTGATTTTAAATATATGACAGTTTATTACACATGTTCAG TTTCAGATATTGATGAATGCGCTTCAAATCCATGTCAACATGGCGGAGTGTGTACAGACGGAATCAATGGATACATTTGTACTTGTGACTCGGGATACGCGGGTAATAACTGTGAAGAAA ATTTTGATGAATGCGGTTCCAATCCGTGTCAGAATGGTGGTACATGTTCAGATGTGATAAATGGATACACTTGTAATTGTTATCCGGCATACCAAGGAACTGACTGTACAGAGA GAAACGATTTATTTGATGTTAAGTATACACTGGAGGAACACGAAAGTACCCACTTTTCTATCACGGCTCTTTTAATGCTTTCCCGATTAAACTGTGCCAGAATGTGCACTCTAAATCACGATTGCTACGGATTCGAGTATAATGTTACTGGTCATACATGTCAGATGATTTCGGCAATTTCAACAAGCGCTTTTGGAAAAGTGAACTATTAtgtcaaacaattttaa
- the LOC139485742 gene encoding protein crumbs homolog 2-like isoform X2: MYGRLKYILLLFLFHQRDKITVYGLEQIICQLDTDTVSCDLYSVMTITSSSYGRHDGTTCTSYHAPYTNGFPCIIDSTNWVKQHCENKQMCSIRPGDIGVDPCVSDFKYMTVYYTCSDIDECASNPCQHGGVCTDGINGYICTCDSGYAGNNCEENFDECGSNPCQNGGTCSDVINGYTCNCYPAYQGTDCTERNDLFDVKYTLEEHESTHFSITALLMLSRLNCARMCTLNHDCYGFEYNVTGHTCQMISAISTSAFGKVNYYVKQF, translated from the exons GCCTTGAACAAATTATATGTCAATTGGATACAGACACGGTATCATGTGATTTATATTCAGTAATGACAATAACTAGTTCTAGCTATGGCAGACATGATGGAACAACATGCACTAGTTACCATGCACCATACACCAATGGTTTTCCATGCATCATTGACTCAACAAATTGGGTTAAACAACATTGTGAGAACAAACAGATGTGCTCTATTCGGCCAGGTGACATTGGTGTGGACCCATGTGTTAGTGATTTTAAATATATGACAGTTTATTACACATGTTCAG ATATTGATGAATGCGCTTCAAATCCATGTCAACATGGCGGAGTGTGTACAGACGGAATCAATGGATACATTTGTACTTGTGACTCGGGATACGCGGGTAATAACTGTGAAGAAA ATTTTGATGAATGCGGTTCCAATCCGTGTCAGAATGGTGGTACATGTTCAGATGTGATAAATGGATACACTTGTAATTGTTATCCGGCATACCAAGGAACTGACTGTACAGAGA GAAACGATTTATTTGATGTTAAGTATACACTGGAGGAACACGAAAGTACCCACTTTTCTATCACGGCTCTTTTAATGCTTTCCCGATTAAACTGTGCCAGAATGTGCACTCTAAATCACGATTGCTACGGATTCGAGTATAATGTTACTGGTCATACATGTCAGATGATTTCGGCAATTTCAACAAGCGCTTTTGGAAAAGTGAACTATTAtgtcaaacaattttaa